One stretch of Amycolatopsis tolypomycina DNA includes these proteins:
- a CDS encoding AAA family ATPase yields MGDHVGGVFINYRTGDGEFAATLITRVLSSRFGTEHVFLASRSIRPGEDFAKKILERLAQSDVLLAIIGSRWQFVTERQRRREREAPDDWVHREIAEAFRHGLRVIPVFLDHAVALTEAELPADIAPLARCQFLRLSHRNDARDLARLVEELGDLVPDLLLDRVFTTFPEPSRNLEPTAWLRPEYRIAPFTGRRSELAELTGWLGAPKPVSARLITGPAGQGKTRLAQELCQDRAGYGWVAGLVHDNAAIADLTNLGKIDSPLLVVVDDAEARFEEIHALADALTERAATAPPARLLLLSRETGEWLSRLRTHTNDRVSSLFRALDELALGPLAPTVAERRAEFLRASAAYADFLDLPATELVPPADLAHHRYSSTRSIHATALITLLDEHGGRAESLPAPDPDLHRTARPECPYRGLQPFQEKDARFFWGRDPQIRRLETLLEQHTTVMVTGASGSGKSSLVRAGLLPALRRQSIAVTVLRPAPGTEPIELLANAVAPILGGNPVSRDIPLLADAIVESAGHWVLLVDQFEELVAADPEAARDMLELVTGLVRAAPPRPAGTPALRAVFTGLSADAGSMPHTVPLPRMGPAELRAAILGPTDLVSFEPGLVDRIIADAADAPAQLPLVELTVTRLWESAQGGTLTHRAYDDQGGVAGALAAYAEEVCTRQLLPDERKIAGRLLVQLAKPGEHGTFTLTPVRLEQLDPESREMARTLAKHHLVVLRHDPGEPEVVSLAHEALVRQWRQLHDWLVAARDFRSWQEQLRTALRLWRQSGRDPSALLRGVPLATAEDWLARHPPGLTGEERDYVVAGRVRQRRTVLGWRVVTALISVLAVSATVFAAVAVHRNQQLEDRLRRAAAVVLGQEAQRRADTDPLTALQFAQAAWRHDPARPEAYAALLRQYAGYAAVDEIRSGFWSGTVDAAASTEDGRVTAIAEEDGKITVWTGLFGPAPLRWFVATVPRQRGLLLSADGRWLAVASERNGVTLWDIDQRTGPLPLRPDEPEVIAKHSVLSARFSPDGTVFVITLQPTGQGDDPQAANLVEVWDVRVRRPIDGHAGPEPAVTALYVRRVEPDGKRAWFEEHRADRTRRSVLRDLATGAVLGESAAGFITPGGLFVDCRDGGPRRLAVLDRATGAAGLTAPVFGCPEPDAGGLTDLSGRYALSGSRSAGDSSRRLDLADLNTGRSFLLDAPPDPHQHRVNNLTGYRTEPILALPDASGSGPPSVFVLAKGTLLRTAAPSPVDDATVAAFSHKLAATALSPDGQVLVALTGENPDFGSHAVDTATRRRIAGTADSTLHLGTNPKIAFSLDGKTLLATGNSGELTVLLASDLTVVRTIHLGESRLPDASTSIVPLPGDKVAVLHNGGLTTWRISTGEQLVWELSAASGFLVEDGPGAERRPTAVRWPARPEQVLISTTANVELWDLTGSSAVRTFQNGFGTGAPAILADPAGSRVAVHYETSGRLEFWNPERAEIRHQPMPVPGGQSLVAFTGDGKLLTTSSGELHVWDEGVSAEIATLRAPGAPANWSSHENTLVAPTRQGLLTIDMDPRHWMAHLCRINDRGYTAQESELLPAGADPAAPCSATP; encoded by the coding sequence GTGGGAGATCATGTGGGCGGGGTGTTCATCAACTACCGCACCGGAGACGGCGAGTTCGCGGCCACACTCATCACCAGGGTGCTCTCCTCGCGGTTCGGGACGGAACACGTGTTCCTGGCCAGCAGGTCGATCCGTCCCGGCGAAGACTTCGCCAAGAAGATCCTGGAACGCCTGGCCCAGTCCGACGTCCTGCTGGCCATCATCGGCTCACGCTGGCAGTTCGTCACCGAACGGCAACGCCGACGGGAGCGCGAGGCCCCCGACGACTGGGTCCACCGGGAGATCGCCGAGGCGTTCCGCCACGGCCTGCGGGTCATTCCGGTGTTCCTCGACCACGCGGTCGCCCTGACCGAAGCCGAGCTCCCCGCCGACATCGCCCCGCTCGCGCGCTGCCAGTTCCTGCGGCTGAGCCACCGCAACGACGCGCGGGACCTCGCCCGGCTGGTGGAGGAGCTCGGCGACCTGGTTCCCGATCTCCTCCTCGACCGGGTCTTCACCACTTTCCCGGAGCCGAGCCGGAACCTGGAACCCACCGCGTGGTTGCGCCCCGAGTACCGGATAGCGCCCTTCACCGGCCGCCGCAGCGAGCTCGCCGAGCTGACCGGTTGGCTCGGTGCGCCGAAACCCGTGTCCGCACGGCTGATCACCGGACCGGCCGGGCAGGGCAAGACCCGCCTCGCCCAGGAGCTGTGCCAGGACAGGGCCGGATACGGCTGGGTCGCCGGGCTGGTGCACGACAACGCCGCCATCGCCGACCTGACCAACCTCGGCAAGATCGACAGTCCGCTGCTGGTGGTCGTCGACGACGCCGAGGCCCGGTTCGAGGAGATCCACGCACTGGCCGACGCGCTGACGGAGCGGGCCGCCACGGCACCGCCCGCACGGTTGCTGTTGCTCAGCCGGGAAACCGGGGAATGGCTGAGCCGGTTGCGCACCCACACCAACGACCGCGTCAGCAGCCTGTTCCGGGCTCTCGACGAGCTCGCCCTCGGCCCGCTGGCCCCCACCGTGGCCGAACGGCGCGCCGAGTTCCTCCGCGCGTCGGCCGCCTACGCGGACTTCCTCGACCTGCCGGCCACCGAGCTCGTACCACCGGCCGACCTCGCGCACCACCGCTACTCGTCCACCCGGAGCATCCACGCCACCGCGCTCATCACGCTGCTCGACGAACACGGCGGGCGCGCGGAATCCCTGCCGGCCCCGGACCCGGACCTGCACCGCACCGCACGACCCGAATGTCCTTACCGCGGGCTGCAACCGTTCCAGGAAAAGGACGCCCGGTTCTTCTGGGGCCGCGACCCGCAGATCCGCCGGCTCGAAACGCTGCTCGAACAACACACCACGGTCATGGTCACCGGGGCGTCGGGCAGCGGGAAGTCGTCACTCGTGCGCGCCGGCCTCCTCCCGGCACTGCGCCGGCAGTCCATCGCGGTGACCGTGCTCCGGCCGGCCCCCGGCACCGAGCCGATCGAACTCCTGGCGAACGCCGTCGCGCCGATCCTGGGAGGCAACCCGGTGAGCAGGGACATCCCCCTGCTCGCCGACGCGATCGTCGAATCGGCCGGGCACTGGGTGCTGCTCGTCGACCAGTTCGAGGAACTCGTCGCGGCCGACCCCGAGGCCGCGCGGGACATGCTCGAACTCGTGACCGGCCTGGTGCGCGCGGCGCCACCCCGACCGGCGGGGACCCCCGCGCTGCGGGCGGTGTTCACCGGTCTCTCCGCCGACGCCGGCTCGATGCCGCACACCGTCCCGCTGCCCAGGATGGGGCCGGCCGAGCTTCGCGCGGCCATCCTGGGCCCCACGGACCTGGTGTCCTTCGAACCGGGCCTGGTCGACCGGATCATCGCGGACGCCGCGGATGCCCCCGCGCAGCTGCCCCTGGTGGAGCTCACGGTGACGCGGCTGTGGGAGTCCGCGCAGGGCGGAACGCTGACCCACCGCGCCTACGACGACCAGGGCGGGGTGGCCGGGGCACTGGCCGCCTACGCAGAGGAGGTCTGCACCCGGCAACTGCTCCCGGACGAACGGAAGATCGCCGGGCGGCTGCTGGTACAGCTGGCCAAACCGGGTGAGCACGGCACCTTCACCCTCACCCCGGTCCGCCTCGAGCAGCTCGACCCCGAATCACGCGAAATGGCCAGGACACTCGCGAAACACCACCTGGTGGTGCTCCGGCACGACCCCGGCGAGCCGGAAGTCGTTTCCCTGGCACACGAAGCCCTCGTCCGGCAATGGCGGCAACTCCACGACTGGCTTGTCGCGGCCCGGGATTTCCGGTCCTGGCAGGAACAGCTCAGGACCGCGCTCCGGCTGTGGCGGCAGTCCGGCCGGGATCCCAGCGCGCTGCTGCGCGGCGTCCCGCTGGCCACGGCCGAGGACTGGCTGGCCCGGCACCCGCCCGGCCTCACCGGCGAGGAACGGGACTACGTCGTCGCCGGCCGGGTCCGCCAGCGCCGGACCGTGCTCGGCTGGCGGGTGGTCACCGCCCTGATCAGCGTGCTCGCGGTGAGCGCCACCGTGTTCGCCGCGGTCGCCGTCCACCGCAACCAGCAGCTCGAAGATCGGCTGCGCCGGGCGGCCGCGGTCGTCCTCGGGCAGGAAGCGCAGCGCCGCGCGGACACCGACCCGCTGACCGCGCTGCAGTTCGCGCAGGCGGCCTGGCGCCACGACCCGGCCAGGCCGGAAGCCTATGCGGCGCTGCTGCGGCAGTACGCCGGGTACGCCGCGGTCGACGAGATCCGGTCGGGGTTCTGGTCCGGCACCGTCGACGCGGCCGCCAGCACCGAAGACGGCCGGGTGACCGCCATCGCCGAGGAGGACGGGAAGATCACCGTGTGGACCGGCCTGTTCGGGCCGGCGCCGCTGCGCTGGTTCGTGGCCACCGTCCCCCGGCAGCGGGGACTGCTGCTGAGCGCGGACGGCCGGTGGCTCGCCGTCGCGAGCGAACGCAACGGGGTCACGCTCTGGGACATCGACCAGCGCACCGGCCCGCTCCCGTTGCGCCCCGACGAACCCGAAGTCATCGCGAAACACTCCGTGCTCAGCGCGCGTTTCTCCCCGGACGGGACGGTCTTCGTCATCACGCTGCAGCCCACCGGCCAGGGGGACGACCCGCAGGCCGCCAACCTCGTCGAGGTGTGGGACGTGCGGGTGCGCCGGCCGATCGACGGCCACGCCGGCCCGGAACCGGCGGTGACGGCGCTCTACGTGCGGCGAGTCGAACCGGACGGCAAGCGTGCGTGGTTCGAGGAGCACCGCGCGGACCGCACTCGCCGCTCCGTCCTGCGTGACCTGGCGACCGGCGCGGTCCTCGGCGAGAGCGCCGCCGGCTTCATCACCCCGGGCGGCCTGTTCGTCGACTGCCGGGACGGCGGCCCCCGCCGCCTGGCGGTCCTCGACCGCGCCACCGGGGCGGCCGGACTCACCGCACCCGTGTTCGGCTGTCCCGAGCCGGACGCCGGGGGGCTCACCGATCTGAGCGGCAGGTACGCGCTGTCCGGCAGCCGGTCCGCCGGCGACTCCTCGCGGCGGCTCGACCTCGCCGACCTGAACACCGGCCGGTCCTTCCTGCTGGACGCCCCGCCGGACCCGCACCAGCACCGGGTGAACAACCTGACCGGCTACCGCACGGAACCGATACTCGCGCTCCCGGACGCCTCCGGATCGGGGCCGCCGTCGGTCTTCGTGCTCGCGAAGGGAACACTGCTGCGCACGGCCGCACCGAGCCCGGTCGACGACGCCACCGTGGCGGCCTTCTCGCACAAGCTCGCCGCCACCGCGCTCAGCCCGGACGGGCAGGTACTGGTGGCACTGACCGGCGAGAACCCGGACTTCGGCAGCCACGCCGTGGACACGGCCACCCGGCGGCGCATCGCGGGCACCGCCGACAGCACGCTGCACCTGGGCACGAATCCGAAGATCGCCTTCAGCCTCGACGGGAAGACGCTGCTCGCGACCGGCAACTCGGGAGAGCTGACGGTGCTGCTGGCCTCCGACCTGACCGTGGTGCGCACGATCCACCTCGGCGAATCCCGGCTTCCCGACGCGAGCACCTCGATCGTCCCCCTGCCCGGCGACAAGGTCGCGGTGCTGCACAACGGCGGTCTCACGACATGGCGGATCAGCACCGGCGAGCAGCTCGTGTGGGAGCTCTCCGCCGCTTCCGGCTTCCTCGTCGAGGACGGTCCCGGTGCCGAACGACGTCCCACGGCGGTCCGGTGGCCCGCCCGTCCGGAACAGGTGCTGATCTCCACGACCGCCAACGTCGAGCTGTGGGACCTGACCGGCAGTTCGGCCGTCCGCACGTTCCAGAACGGCTTCGGCACCGGGGCGCCGGCCATCCTGGCCGATCCGGCCGGATCACGGGTCGCGGTGCACTACGAGACCTCCGGCCGGCTCGAGTTCTGGAACCCGGAGCGGGCGGAGATCCGGCACCAGCCCATGCCGGTGCCCGGCGGACAGTCACTGGTGGCCTTCACCGGTGACGGCAAACTGCTCACCACGTCGAGCGGCGAGCTGCACGTCTGGGATGAGGGCGTGAGCGCCGAGATCGCGACCCTCCGGGCACCCGGCGCGCCGGCGAACTGGTCGAGCCACGAGAACACGCTGGTCGCACCGACCCGGCAGGGCCTGCTGACGATCGACATGGACCCGCGGCACTGGATGGCGCACCTCTGCCGCATCAACGACCGGGGCTACACGGCGCAGGAAAGCGAGCTCCTGCCCGCCGGAGCCGATCCCGCGGCGCCGTGCTCGGCCACTCCGTGA